The Lutra lutra chromosome 1, mLutLut1.2, whole genome shotgun sequence genomic sequence ttttttaagattaaaaaaaaaggggggggtgtctgggtggctcagtgggttaaagcctctgcctttggctgaggtcatgatcccagggtcctgggattgagccccgcatcgggctctctgttcagcagggagcctgcttcctcctctctctctgcctgcttctctgcctacttgtggtttctgtctgtcaaataaataaataaaatcttcaaaaaaaaaaaagaaaaaaaattaagtaatctctacacccaacatggggctcgaactcaaaacCCCGAGATCAACAGTTACACCCTCCACcagctaagccagccaggcactccccaGCTCTCTCTTCAGCTCTCCCAACTGAAGGTACTCTACCTGATCCTGGTCCTGTAGGAACCCTGTGTCTTGGTTGTGGctaagttgggggagggggtcaccTTTCAGACTGCTGGATTTGTCGTCAGAAATTCTGATCTGTCCATGATGTTAAAGACCCTCTGGTCTGCTTCCCTATCTCTGGTTAACCAGCCCCAAACTTGGGGAACATTGTGTCCAGGATTTATGCAAAAAAAGGACACAAGGCAAGGTCAAAATAAAACAGTCTGCTTAAGCTACTGACCCTTAAAATCGTACGGGGCTCCATGGCCATCATCTTTCCAGTCCTGACCCACAGAGTCCAGTGGGAATTGCCAGGAGGCATTCATGAGTCAGCTTTCACCCACCTTGGCAgggccctgcttccctccttcggAGTCAGGGTAAATGGGGTCATCGTCAGCAAGCTCCACTTCATCCTTGAAAATATCACAGAATCCACTGCTAAAGCAACAGCTGGTCAACAGAAGCCCTTAGGCGCTCCAGCCAAGTTGATTACAGGAGAGCCCTCGATTATCTTTCAGCTGAGCAAGGCGGTGTCCACGCTGGGGCCAGAAGCACCTGCTACACGTGGATTCACACTTCTGGGGAAGTTGAAACTCAGTTACATAAGATCACTTAGCAACCCACTCAGTTTAAAAAAGCTAACTTacgggacacctgggcggctctctcagttaggcaactgcctttggcacgggtcgtgatcccggatcctgggattgagtcccatgttgggctccctgctctgcgggaagggagcctgcttctccctctccctctgcttgctctgcctactgctccccctgcttgggctctctctctctcttctctctctgacaaataaataagtacaatcttttaaaaaataacttaaaaaaaaaaggtaactccTTCAAGGGAGCTGACTTATCTTATTTTGGTTGGTTTGGGTCTTGGCTTCGAACTCCACTCCAGACATTGGGAATTACCTGTTTAGAACAGTCCTAGTTATCTCCCTGGCACATTGtattctctgcccctcctaacCACCAAGCCAACTGTCCTCCCCCAAAACCGGAATGTCAAAAAAGGGATAAAGAGAATAATGGACTAACAAATTGTGAGCCTGGAGTTGTAACCTGTGAATACCACAAAAAtctagcaaacaaacaaacacatcaTGACCTCAGAAGGTCGCCCAGAGTAAACGTCAGAATTGCAGAGCAGGAGCTGAGAGCACCCCTAATGCCGTAAGTTTGGACCACATCTCCCTCAGGCAGAGATTGGGCTCTAAAGGAGggaatggttaaagaaaataaGGGACAGGCCCCAGATAGAGTCATTTGTATGAAGCTTCTCACGAGCAAACCAAAACCGGGTACCTAACCTCACAGCAGACCAGCCTCTCCCACAAGTGGCATTTTAAAGCAGCCTGGAATTTCGTGACCAGTATTTAGTGAGGTCACCCTAATGACAGACCCCTAGCCTTCCCCTTCCTGCAAAGGAAAGTACCTTTCCTGAAATAATCTTCGCTTTTGTGACTTCCTTGTCCCTGCCCCCTTCTGCCTACCAAAGCCTTTCCCTTTGCACTGCTCTCCAGAGCAACTCTCGACTCGATAAATGGGAAGCTGCCTGATTCCTGACTCACTGAATAAATCCAATTAGATCTCCAAATTTACTCAGCTGAAttgcattttttaacaaaattgtcTCAATCCCCCTCACCCACACCAGCTTGACACCGGTTCCGTTTTGTTGCAGGGAATGCTGCTGTTCAAAACTTATCTCCATGGTCACCTCTTCCTTGGAGTCTTCCTTGATCTGCAGCCTCAGCAGGCAACTCTTGTCCAGATCACAAGACAGCGCAAGATGCACCCATGGCCCCTGCTGACTTGTGACATCGTCAGAGGCAAGAACAGAGACAGGATCACCTTCCTTCTCCGAGCAACTTGCACAGCACCTGCACACAGGCCTGGGTAAATGGAATGAAGGGCTGAAATGGTGAGGGAATCGAGGGCCAGGGATGGCAGCAACACTTCCCTGTCCTGACTCAGTGGTCGGCTATGGCCGCACTTGTGTTTTGCACAGAGCACATGCCTTCCCGAGGCCTCACCTAAGCCAccagaacagggaagccagctgggaGCCACTGCTGATTGTGGAGGTAGGTGAGGAGAGAGACGGTAAAAGTGTCTGTGCCTGGGGGGCTTGGGATCTCCTCGCaaatcctccctccccaccctccaggggAGGCACTGCTGTGGCTCAGAGTGGAAGGCAGTAGCCGTCCTTGCCTTTCTCCCCAGAACTTTAGTCCTGCCCTAAGTAAACATTCACAGCAGTGATCCCTCAACCGCCCAGGAGAAAATCCACTTCATCTCTCCACAGTTCAACAAAAGCATTCATCTTGAATATCCACGGGAACAATACAGCCTGGTTTGCTCAGGGAAACCAGGAGCTGGCAGAGAGAAGGACAAGGTTCTCCCCCACTCCATCCTGCAGACCGTGCAGGGCGGGGCCCAAGTGCCCTAAACGTGCCCTGAGCGCCAACCGCACTGCCAGAGCCCTGCCTGGCACGGTGCCCCTGGGAAGGAGCTGACAGTGCTGTtgaagcagctccctgctccctgctccccgcccAGGGAGGCACCCAGGCCCTGGTGCTCAGACCGCAAGCGGCAATGACTAGGCACCTTTCCTTTGTGCGCAAGGAAAGCAGGCCTGGCGGCACTTGGCCGGGCTCCACACCGGTGCTCACCTTTCACTGGTGCCAGGTCTCTCCCGCCCCAGGCCTTCTGGGGTGACTCCGAGGGTCAACCCTCCCAGTTTGGTCCTGGGATTGGCCAAGGAGACCCAGGATCCCGTCTGCAGTGGCAGCCCAAACACAGGTCTCTCTCCCAGAGGCACAGTGCGGGCTGAGGCAAGGCACCGGTATCGCCTGTTCCAGAGCGAGCCCAGGAGCAATGCGGGTGTCCACCCAAAGGGGACAGCCGCTGACCTTCCTCTGCACCAGCGACCATCCTGGGGAGAGGAGCACACAGACCCTGTGCGGAGAGATTTAAGATGCACAGTGATGAAAACGAAAGCTAGAGGTATAAAGGGTTTGAGgacttatttaattaaaaaacatttttttttgttaatctctatgcccaatgtggggctcgaactcatgaccccaagatcaggagtctcatgctctaccgattgagccaaccagacacccagagaccctattttattttatttttacattttatgtatttattttttaaaattaacatatagtgtattagcTGCCCCAGGGGtatcaggtctgtgaatcatcggtcttagacacttcacagcactcaccatagcacacaccctccctaatgtccatcatcctgccaccctctcccttccccgctACCCCtcagcaatcctcagtttatttcgtgagattaagagtctcttatgctttgtctccctcccaatcccatcttgtttcatttttttcctcccctacccccacgaccctcctccctgcctctgaaattcctcatatgagagaTCTCTCATATGAGAGATATGTGATCATTGCAGAGaccttatttgaaatatttatgttcATGAGTAGAAAAGAGGTAGATGGaggaagactggaaggaaatgCACAGAAAATTTTGACTGCGGTGATCTCTGGATGGTGGGCTTACGGAGGATCGAggtttccctctgtgtgtgtgtccgtcAGGGTCCAGGGACTGGACCTGTTGTTGCAAGGGACTGGCTCATCCACTGCGGGCGCTGGCTAGGCAGGCAGGAAACACGGAGGGCAGGCATCGGGAAGGGCGGTTGGGCTCTCAGGCACAGGAGACATTCCTGCTACAGGtgccactatttttttaaaagattttattttaggggcgcctgggtggctcagtgggttaaagcctctgccttcggctcaggtcatgaccctagggtcctgggatcgagccccatgttgggctctctgctcagcggggagacttcttccctttctccctctctgcctgcctctctgcctacttgtgaactctctctatcaaataaataaataaaaatatttttaaaaaaagattttattttattatattttattatttttttagagagagagcatgcccatgcatgggagtggggtgggggaggggcagagggagagagaatcttaagcaggctccatgctgatgcagggcttaatctcacaaccctgagatcatgacctgaaatggagagttggacacttaaccaactgagccaaccaggcgctcctcaagattttatttttaagtaatctctattcccatcgtggggctccaactcaaccctgagatcaagagtcttatgctctaccaactgactGCATCAGATCCATCCCAGGTTGTAGCTCAAATAAtctccttttctaaaaaaaaaaaaaaaaaaaaaaaaaaaaaaacctccttttcttttttttaagattttatttatttatttgacagacagagatcacaagtaggcagagaggcaggcagagagagagagaggaaggaagcaggctccctgatgagcagagagcctgacatagggctcgattccaggacccagggatcctgacctgaaccgaaggcagaggctttaacccactgagccacccaggtgccccaataatctCCTTTTCTGAGAGTCAGCTGAT encodes the following:
- the LOC125105495 gene encoding uncharacterized protein LOC125105495; translation: MHVCSWGTPGLATEGHGPALDLQERSVCSSPQDGRWCRGRSAAVPFGWTPALLLGSLWNRRYRCLASARTVPLGERPVFGLPLQTGSWVSLANPRTKLGGLTLGVTPEGLGRERPGTSERPVCRCCASCSEKEGDPVSVLASDDVTSQQGPWVHLALSCDLDKSCLLRLQIKEDSKEEDEVELADDDPIYPDSEGGKQGPAKMPHVTARYAQTVRLWELALAVVSYRTVFLAVTRSAPSGWGSHRRLSEALAVSARSRYTLAVQLPRKCSVIHGRQASGASDLRIHMACGVAGRAQTGPSLSAMGRQGPSLAALSSHLSPSHQRAVLAKGSNIFRSSISLN